AGGATGAACAAGGAATACAGGAAGTTCTGGAATATGGAACGGACTGGCAGAGCCAGGGAAATCAAACTTACACCTAATGAGGTGATTACGCTGGCCTCCATCGTGATTAATGAAACCAATCACCAGGATGAGTACAGGAGGCTTGCAGGAGTATATATTAACAGGCTGGACCACGGAATGAGGCTTCAGGCAGATCCTACAGTAAAATTCGCACTTGGAAATTTTGAACGGCAGCGAATTTTAAAGAATGATACTTTTTTTGATTCGCCCTATAACACCTACTTGTATGACGGGCTTCCTCCGGGACCGATAGGCATTCCTACAATAAAGGCTATTGATTCGGTGCTGGATTATGAACGACATGATTACTTCTACTTTTGTGCTAAAGAGGACTTTTCAGGATATCACAATTTTGCCCGGACTCTTGATCAGCATAACAAAAATGCAAGGATATATCAGAAGGCGTTGAACCAGCGAAAAATTTTTAAATAGTGAATAAAATAAATTTTCCGGTAGCAAAAATCGCCGTATATTCATAAAACCTAATATCCGTTGAACAAAGAACCCTTATGGACAAGATCAAGTTTGGAACCGATGGCTGGAGAGGTATAATCGCAAAGGATTTTACCATCGACAATGTGGCAAAAATTTCACTCGCCACCGCGCTCTGGTTGACCCGCAAATTTAAAAATCCAATTGCTGTAGTCGGGTATGATTGTCGTTTCGGTGGTGAGATGTTTATGGAAGCGGTGGCAAAAATCCTGGCTTCAAAAGGAATCAGGGTTTATGTTTCCGAGAGGTTTGTTACCACCCCCATGGTATCGCTGGGAGTAAGCAGACTGAAAGCACAGTGCGGCATAATAATAACAGCCAGTCATAACAGCTCGGAGTTTAACGGGTACAAGCTAAGGGGCGATCATGGAGGACCGATGTTTGAGAAAGATCTTAAGGACATCGAAAACCTCATCACCTCGGAGGTGGAGATTGACCTTGAATTACTGAACTGGAATTACCTTCTGGAACAGGGTTATATTAATTATATTGACCTGGAAAGCGTTTATGTTAAAGATATCCTTGATTCCTTCGATGTACAGGCGATGAAGGAATCAGGTCTGAACTTTGCTTTTGATTCTATGTTTGGAAGCAGCCAGAATTTCATCCATAAAATACTGCCCGAGGCTGTCAATATTCACGCTGAAGTAAATCCGTATTTCAAAGGCGTAAAGCCGGAACCACTGAGAAAAAACCTGCATGAACTTATCGAACTCGTATGGAGCAGGAAGAACATTGATTCAAGCATTGCAGTTGACGGCGACGGCGACCGGATTGCCATGCTCGACAAAGAGGCAGGGTATTACGATGCAAACCAGATTGCCCTGATGCTCATTCATTACCTGGCTGGGTATAAACAGATGAAAGGCAAAATCCTCGTAAGCTTTTCGACTACAAATAAAATTGAGAAAATCGCCGCCCATTATGGCCTTGAAGTGGTCAGAACGCATGTAGGTTTTAAGGAGTCATCACGGATCATGACCGAAGACCAGATACTGATTGCAGCTGAAGAATCGGGAGGTATTTCGATAGGTGACAATATTCCGGAAAGGGATGCGATAAGGGCAGGCTTAACCATATGGCAGTGGCTTGTAGAGAGCAAAAAGTCACTGAAAGAATTATACAATGAAGTGCTGAGCATTACGGGACCATTTGCTTATGAGCGGGCGAATATCGAGTTAAACAGGAACAGCAGGAACAAGATCATTGAAAAATGCAGCAATGGTACCTTTGATCATTTCGGCCGCTTTGGTGTGGAACGGTTTGAAGTTTTTGACGGTTTTAAGTTTTTCTTTTCCGACAATGAATGGCTGATGATCCGCTCATCCGGCACAGAACCCGTCATAAGGCTTTACTCTGAAGCCGAAAACGAAGAAACCGCCCAGGAGATTATTTTTTCAGGGATGAAGGCGGTGATGGAGTAGGCTGGTAGGCAGAGCCCCGTCATTGCGAGGAGCGTACATTTATAGTGATTATAGCAAAGATTTATTGCGACGAAGCAATCTGCCGGCACAGGCAGGGCGATGCCATGAGATACTGTCAGCAAATCTTCATAATCGTAAATCTGTATTTAGTTTTCGGTGTTATAGGATCGGCGTATCCCTTTGCAACGCCATTCCTGTGCTGGCAGATTGCTTCGTCGACATTTAATTCTGCAATAATCAATGATTTACCCAGCTCCTCGCAATGACGGACTATTGCTAAAACGTCCCGTACAACGCGTGCTCCTGCGTGTTGCAATAGATTGAGGAATAAAAGAAAAAGCCCGGACGGTTGGTGTTGATTTTGCGCTGCAGATGAAGGATCGGATGACCGATTGGCACATTCAGGTAATTTGCAGTAAGATTATCCGCGTGAATGGCCCTGATGCGCTGTTCTCCGCTCTTCACTTCAACCTGGTAGGCTTTTCTGAGAATGTCGAAAAGCGACTGGTCCTCGAATTTGCGGTTGCAAAAGCGCGGCAGGTTAATATTGGGCAAAAAATTAAGATCGTAAAAAACAGGGACATCATTGACAAGCCTCAGCCTTTCGATATAAATGCATCCTGATTCCCTGAAATGATCCGGAAGCTGAAAAAAGAAATCGTCAGGCCATCGGGTTACCAGTGGTTTCGAAAGGATCCGTGTCCTGAGATTATGCCTTCCCAAAGCGGAAGTTGTTCCTGAAATCGAAAGAATGCCGATGCCATTCTGGGGACCCACCACAATACTGCCCTTTCCCCTGTGCTTCCTTATCATGCCGTCGTTCAGCAGCGCATCGAGTGCATGCCGGACTGTCGGCCTTGTTATGCCGTACTGGATACAAAGCTGGTTCTCGGATGGCAGTATATCGCCTGCTTTAAAAACGCCCTGGGTGATTTGCCTCCGGAGCTGTTCATATAATGAACGGTACAGGGGTAAAGTTGTATTCATAAAACTAATTACTTGTAAATACAAGTTAAAATACTATATTTGTACTAGCTAACATTTACGGTATTTTTTACGTAGTAAAGATATAAATAATTATAACTTATATTTACAAGTTACAATAAAATTTCAGGAAATCCGGCCTTTTTATATTTCAATACCCGGCAACCTGTAAACAAAATTTTTCAAACTTATGGCTGCTACCATCATAATGCCGCGACAGGGTCAATCCGTTGAGACCTGTATCATCACACAGTGGTTGAAAAGAAAAGGTGATCCGGTTAAAGCAGGTGACATCCTGTTTTCCTATGAAACCGATAAGGCTTCATTTGATGTGGAAGCCCCAGAATCAGGTGTTCTGCTTGATATATTCTTCGACGATGGCGCTGAAGTGCCTGTACTCTCGGTCGTGGCTGTAATAGGAAATCCGGAGGATGAAAGACCTGTCAGCGTCGCAGACCTGTCCGCGTCCCCGGAAAGTCACCCTGAGCGAAGTCGAAGGGTATTTGATACCGAAAATGCTTCGACTCCTGCTTCAACTCTGCTCAGCATGACTTCAGGTACTGACCCCTGCGCAGGTCTCCGCATTTCACCTCGGGCCCGGAATATGGCGCAAAAGCTTGGCATTGATATAAACTCGGTTACAGGAACCGGCCCCAATGGCAGGATCATTGCCCGCGATATTGAAGCAGCCTCATCGCAAACTAAAATGACTGTTTCAGATCGTCCTTCACAGGAATATTCTGATACCGCCCTGTCGAATGTAAGGAAGATCATCGCACGCACCATGCATGATTCGATCAGTAATTCCGCCCAGCTTACTCATCATATGTCGGCTGATGTCCGCAACATCCTCGCCCTCAGGAACCGCTTTAAACAGGAAGGCGATAAAAGTCCCAATGCCTCCATTACAATAAACGATATGGTATGCTTTGCCGTGATCAGGGCATTGAATGAACATCCTGCCATAAACGCGCATTTCATGGGCGACAAAATAAGGTATTTCAACCGGATACACCTTGGACTTGCAGTGGATACACCACGCGGACTAATGGTTCCGGCTCTGCAGGATGCCGGAAACTTATCTTTGGCTGATTTGTCAAAAGCCCTGCGTGATATGGCCACACTTTGCCGGAAAGGCAGCATAAACCCTGAATTGTTATCGGGCTCAGCGGCATCCTTCACGGTTTCTAACCTC
This region of Bacteroidales bacterium genomic DNA includes:
- a CDS encoding GntR family transcriptional regulator, encoding MNTTLPLYRSLYEQLRRQITQGVFKAGDILPSENQLCIQYGITRPTVRHALDALLNDGMIRKHRGKGSIVVGPQNGIGILSISGTTSALGRHNLRTRILSKPLVTRWPDDFFFQLPDHFRESGCIYIERLRLVNDVPVFYDLNFLPNINLPRFCNRKFEDQSLFDILRKAYQVEVKSGEQRIRAIHADNLTANYLNVPIGHPILHLQRKINTNRPGFFFYSSIYCNTQEHALYGTF
- a CDS encoding dihydrolipoamide acetyltransferase family protein, with amino-acid sequence MAATIIMPRQGQSVETCIITQWLKRKGDPVKAGDILFSYETDKASFDVEAPESGVLLDIFFDDGAEVPVLSVVAVIGNPEDERPVSVADLSASPESHPERSRRVFDTENASTPASTLLSMTSGTDPCAGLRISPRARNMAQKLGIDINSVTGTGPNGRIIARDIEAASSQTKMTVSDRPSQEYSDTALSNVRKIIARTMHDSISNSAQLTHHMSADVRNILALRNRFKQEGDKSPNASITINDMVCFAVIRALNEHPAINAHFMGDKIRYFNRIHLGLAVDTPRGLMVPALQDAGNLSLADLSKALRDMATLCRKGSINPELLSGSAASFTVSNLGNYGVEMFTPIINPPQVAILGVNTIIHRPADLGNGVFGFIPVIGLSLTYDHRAIDGGPATLFLKEIKDQIENFKEF